One genomic segment of Desulfocapsa sulfexigens DSM 10523 includes these proteins:
- a CDS encoding Fur family transcriptional regulator — MCEQCDYGNLLESAGLEATANRLLIMEVIGSNNYPLTAMEVLSTVERTRAINRVTVYRILDLLVERHLLERISAGGRATYFGIAPNANHPQHPHFYCTNCGLINCLSPESLTVHSENFQKTFPGNIKRIEIRVEGICNTCLKQK, encoded by the coding sequence ATGTGTGAACAATGTGACTATGGGAACTTGCTGGAGTCTGCAGGGCTTGAAGCAACTGCAAACCGCCTGCTCATCATGGAGGTGATCGGGAGCAATAATTATCCGCTTACCGCCATGGAAGTTCTCAGCACCGTTGAACGAACCCGAGCAATCAACCGGGTGACCGTATACAGAATACTCGATCTCCTTGTTGAAAGGCATCTCCTTGAACGAATAAGTGCTGGTGGAAGAGCTACTTATTTTGGCATAGCACCCAATGCGAATCACCCACAACATCCACATTTTTACTGCACAAACTGCGGCCTGATAAATTGTCTCAGCCCCGAAAGTTTGACAGTACACTCCGAAAATTTCCAAAAGACCTTTCCCGGCAATATCAAGCGTATTGAAATACGGGTTGAAGGTATCTGTAACACCTGTTTGAAACAAAAATAA
- a CDS encoding autotransporter outer membrane beta-barrel domain-containing protein, translating into MIPTCRKAIVPLLRASTLMVSMLSGYYHRAFAGTCTGAAGTYLCSDPANSTMDTEQTIDIASPLTVTTAAGFGIDTSTNGGDALDFRAVGGLTITDTNLSTITGSYSGILANNSSSEVLSITINGTVTGGVHGIFARNYGSDLNISTADVTGGTHGIVAFNSGSDVDISTADVTGGLHGIVALNTGSGSLSITSSGTVEGAALYGIKANNAGTDLNISAKNVYGGVAGVYADNSGSGALSISTSGTVMGGIMGIYAINYGTDLSISAANVTGGYDGLAAINITGDSLTVTTSGTVTGIGGAGIYAINLGGPTTITVGSSSLVQGDGAGIYSYSGYGQAITITVDGMVRNLSGSPSDDAILAAGGPITVTLNSGSITTGVVALGNYNDTINLAGTLNGSVEMEAGDDTFFLADGGTLTGTADGGAGTDTLAFDNVGTVDGSRYLNFENLEIFGGNSTLVGTWDLSGGTATIHRGSLSVNGSLFTSLLIVGKNGLLGGNGNIFSDVKAYGIVSPGNSIGTLTVNGSVDFMPGSIFNVELAANERSDLLKVGGAVSIDHGKITASLERALYPDGTRWNILAADDGIHGRFSSISSNFTSYTIALEPVYTGGSLSLVVDRTPYSSFGASPNQAAVGSALDQILPSAQGSMTDLLLAMDFAMDPAKLSATLNGLNPEIYTSFAPSGLSIAGTFNRMATLRQQEFYWTPVTVDDDQKQLWSVWGRAIGSRLDQDEENWISGYTVDTGGTVFGMDRTFGAMVRAGLMLGYSSSDLSWDKLKESGSITGKHIKLYSSARFEDFSLDGGLGYTNLDNSVARFIDTPVFSSRAVGDFDSNVVDATLSGTYNYSFGNLLLVPTASINYLYLDQDGFTEQGVDDFGFHIQSKVTDTLSGLLGLRLSGLFDGGAGWHFHPTAGLDLVHWFKNDAMELNANFVDYQVNNFRVTGADPVDNAMLVSLGMSADYNKSLTLFLNYESSFADGTTTQMLSGGIVWCF; encoded by the coding sequence ATGATTCCTACTTGTCGAAAAGCCATTGTTCCTCTCTTGAGAGCGAGCACTCTCATGGTCAGCATGTTATCCGGTTATTACCATCGTGCTTTTGCCGGTACCTGTACAGGGGCCGCTGGCACGTACCTCTGCTCAGATCCTGCAAATTCAACAATGGATACGGAACAGACCATTGATATTGCTTCTCCCCTTACGGTGACTACGGCAGCTGGTTTCGGTATTGACACCAGTACAAATGGAGGCGATGCCTTAGATTTTAGGGCTGTAGGCGGTCTCACCATTACCGACACCAATTTGTCGACCATCACTGGAAGTTATAGCGGTATTTTAGCAAATAACAGTAGCAGTGAAGTGCTGTCGATCACAATTAATGGCACGGTGACAGGTGGTGTTCATGGCATATTCGCACGCAATTACGGAAGTGACTTGAACATATCAACGGCCGATGTGACAGGTGGTACTCATGGCATCGTAGCATTCAATAGTGGAAGTGACGTGGACATATCAACGGCCGATGTGACGGGTGGTCTTCATGGCATCGTAGCGCTTAACACCGGTAGTGGATCGTTGTCAATCACATCGAGTGGTACTGTTGAAGGAGCTGCCCTTTATGGAATAAAGGCGAATAACGCAGGTACTGACCTGAACATATCAGCAAAGAATGTGTACGGTGGCGTGGCCGGTGTCTATGCCGATAACTCTGGAAGTGGTGCCCTTTCGATTTCCACGAGTGGCACGGTTATGGGTGGCATTATGGGAATTTATGCCATCAATTATGGTACCGATCTTAGTATATCAGCGGCGAATGTTACAGGTGGATATGACGGTCTAGCTGCCATTAATATTACCGGCGACAGTTTGACGGTGACCACCAGTGGAACGGTTACCGGTATTGGCGGTGCCGGGATATATGCCATTAATCTCGGCGGTCCTACCACCATAACCGTAGGATCTTCGAGCCTGGTACAGGGAGATGGCGCTGGCATCTATTCCTACTCAGGGTATGGGCAAGCTATTACCATAACCGTTGACGGAATGGTCAGAAACTTATCCGGATCTCCCTCCGATGATGCCATTCTTGCAGCTGGGGGGCCGATTACGGTCACTCTTAATAGCGGATCGATTACCACAGGTGTTGTCGCACTCGGTAACTATAATGACACTATCAACCTGGCCGGAACCCTCAATGGCTCGGTTGAGATGGAGGCAGGTGATGATACTTTTTTTCTGGCTGATGGTGGCACCCTGACCGGGACGGCCGACGGCGGTGCTGGCACGGATACCCTTGCCTTCGACAACGTGGGGACGGTGGACGGCAGTCGCTATCTTAATTTCGAAAACCTGGAGATCTTTGGCGGTAACAGCACGCTTGTCGGTACCTGGGATCTCTCTGGAGGTACAGCCACTATCCACCGCGGCAGTCTCTCTGTTAATGGCAGTCTGTTTACCTCACTCCTGATAGTGGGTAAAAACGGTTTGCTGGGTGGTAATGGTAATATTTTCAGCGACGTCAAAGCCTATGGTATTGTGTCACCTGGAAATTCCATCGGTACCTTAACCGTGAATGGCTCAGTCGACTTTATGCCGGGCAGTATCTTTAACGTGGAACTGGCGGCAAATGAAAGGAGCGACCTGCTCAAGGTGGGGGGAGCTGTATCCATTGATCATGGGAAAATCACCGCCTCTTTGGAGCGAGCCCTCTATCCTGACGGAACTCGATGGAATATCCTTGCCGCAGATGATGGAATCCATGGGAGGTTCTCTTCAATCAGCTCTAATTTCACATCATATACCATTGCACTTGAACCGGTTTATACAGGTGGCTCTCTGAGCCTTGTTGTTGATCGCACCCCCTATTCAAGCTTTGGTGCCAGCCCTAATCAGGCGGCAGTTGGTTCGGCTCTCGATCAGATCCTGCCGTCGGCCCAAGGGAGCATGACAGACCTGCTCCTGGCAATGGATTTTGCAATGGACCCTGCCAAACTCAGTGCCACCCTGAACGGTCTGAATCCAGAGATATATACTTCCTTTGCCCCCTCGGGGCTTTCCATCGCTGGAACCTTTAATCGGATGGCGACCTTAAGACAACAGGAGTTCTATTGGACTCCGGTCACTGTTGATGATGACCAAAAACAACTGTGGAGTGTCTGGGGAAGAGCTATCGGTAGCCGGCTTGACCAGGATGAAGAGAATTGGATCTCGGGATATACAGTTGATACCGGAGGAACTGTCTTCGGCATGGACCGTACTTTTGGCGCCATGGTACGGGCAGGATTGATGCTAGGTTACAGCAGCAGTGACCTTTCCTGGGATAAACTGAAAGAGAGTGGCTCGATAACCGGCAAACACATCAAACTTTACAGCAGTGCTCGATTTGAGGACTTCTCTCTTGATGGTGGTTTAGGCTATACCAATCTTGATAACAGTGTTGCCCGTTTTATTGATACTCCTGTCTTTAGCAGCAGGGCAGTGGGCGATTTCGATTCAAATGTGGTGGATGCAACACTCTCCGGCACGTATAATTACTCTTTTGGCAATCTACTTCTCGTCCCCACCGCCTCAATTAACTATCTGTATCTTGACCAGGATGGATTCACGGAGCAAGGTGTCGATGATTTTGGATTTCACATACAGAGCAAAGTTACCGATACCCTTTCAGGACTACTCGGTTTGCGTCTCTCAGGTCTCTTCGATGGTGGTGCTGGTTGGCATTTTCATCCGACTGCAGGCTTAGACCTTGTGCACTGGTTCAAAAATGATGCAATGGAGTTGAATGCAAATTTCGTTGATTATCAGGTAAATAATTTTAGGGTGACAGGTGCCGATCCCGTCGATAACGCCATGCTGGTAAGCTTGGGGATGTCAGCAGACTATAACAAGAGTCTGACTCTGTTTCTGAACTATGAATCCTCCTTTGCAGATGGAACCACTACTCAGATGTTGTCTGGTGGGATTGTCTGGTGCTTTTAA
- a CDS encoding TIGR03032 family protein, producing MGFLEKEKVSAMQQAELAKSVEGELPVDYSLSGGLAVRLQRLNLSIAFTSYQSNLLYMLGVLPNGGVHLHQSAMIKPMGLAHNNHGRIVLSAGFQIIELANVLQLHERVNETFDACFMPRTIHITGELDAHDIGVDRNGQIIFVNTRFNCLATVSPQHSFEVLWKPPFISAIVSEDRCHLNGLAMDDDGQPAYVTAVSRSDTIDGWRDRRDGGGIVIDVQTSRIVCDGLSMPHSPRMYKGELWILNAGTGELGVVTLPKDGQEEKGRFEPRVFCPGFLRGLAFHGNLAFVGLSKPRYKRFEGLALDQKLKDADSEPWCGIQVIDLDKRCCIDWLRIDGAVAELFDVAVIPGFRCPMTVSPNSSDAAGLVTYEPSIPSSTYT from the coding sequence ATGGGGTTTTTGGAAAAGGAAAAGGTTTCTGCTATGCAGCAGGCCGAACTCGCCAAATCAGTGGAAGGAGAACTCCCCGTCGACTACTCCCTCTCAGGGGGACTGGCTGTCCGTCTGCAGAGGTTGAACCTCTCCATCGCCTTCACTTCCTATCAGTCCAATCTGCTTTATATGCTGGGTGTTTTACCCAATGGAGGTGTCCATCTCCATCAAAGCGCCATGATCAAACCCATGGGTCTCGCCCACAACAATCATGGGAGAATCGTACTCTCAGCAGGTTTTCAGATTATCGAACTGGCAAACGTTCTGCAATTGCATGAACGGGTTAACGAGACCTTCGATGCCTGTTTTATGCCGCGAACAATCCATATAACGGGCGAGCTTGATGCCCACGATATTGGCGTCGATCGTAACGGGCAGATTATCTTCGTCAACACCCGCTTCAACTGCCTGGCCACGGTATCGCCCCAACACAGCTTCGAGGTACTTTGGAAACCACCATTTATCTCAGCCATTGTAAGTGAAGATCGTTGCCATCTCAATGGGTTAGCCATGGATGATGACGGCCAACCGGCCTATGTGACCGCAGTCAGCCGCTCGGATACTATCGACGGCTGGCGAGACCGGCGTGACGGTGGGGGGATCGTGATTGATGTACAGACCAGCCGGATTGTCTGTGACGGGTTGTCCATGCCGCATTCACCCAGAATGTATAAGGGAGAACTATGGATCCTTAACGCTGGAACCGGCGAATTGGGCGTTGTGACTCTCCCGAAGGATGGACAGGAAGAAAAGGGACGCTTTGAGCCACGGGTCTTCTGTCCCGGATTTCTTCGTGGCCTGGCATTCCATGGCAACCTTGCCTTTGTGGGTTTGTCAAAGCCCCGCTACAAACGCTTTGAAGGATTAGCACTTGATCAAAAGTTGAAAGATGCCGACTCTGAACCGTGGTGCGGTATCCAGGTCATCGATCTGGATAAGCGCTGTTGCATCGACTGGCTTCGTATCGACGGGGCAGTGGCCGAATTGTTCGATGTTGCTGTTATTCCCGGCTTCCGCTGCCCTATGACTGTCAGCCCAAATTCATCTGATGCGGCAGGACTGGTCACCTATGAGCCATCCATCCCATCTTCCACCTATACATGA
- a CDS encoding IscA/HesB family protein, translating into MLQVTESAIKNLKEYLEQNDINSAVRVIMQSSCSGTSLGLGLDDKKDSDKVFEEDGVTFLVADAVFDTTGAIKVDFINASSCGCGGGSGSGGFSVTSEKKLSRGGSCGC; encoded by the coding sequence ATGCTTCAAGTGACAGAATCAGCAATTAAAAACCTCAAGGAATATTTGGAACAAAACGACATCAACTCAGCCGTCCGGGTGATTATGCAGAGCAGTTGTTCCGGAACAAGCCTGGGTCTTGGACTGGATGACAAAAAAGATTCAGACAAGGTGTTTGAGGAAGACGGGGTCACCTTTTTGGTTGCCGATGCAGTATTTGATACCACCGGCGCCATTAAAGTCGATTTCATTAATGCTTCCAGTTGCGGCTGCGGTGGTGGGAGTGGCAGCGGTGGTTTTTCTGTAACTTCCGAAAAGAAACTGAGCCGTGGTGGATCTTGCGGCTGTTGA
- a CDS encoding hydrogenase iron-sulfur subunit, producing MSNYQPKILGFLCNWCCYTAADSAGVGRYQYPPNLRVIRMMCSGRLDPSFPLEGLAQGADAIFVGGCHPGECHYQDGNYHALVTAALVHETLARLGVNSQRFLIEWASAAEGSNFVKIITQFTEHVASLGPLGTSEGIDPTVLRKKLALAATTAKDRKLRMNLIKASKEMIKKGDFSRPTIAGLVHEKCDKVLTELIGASLP from the coding sequence ATGTCAAATTACCAACCAAAAATTCTAGGATTCCTCTGCAACTGGTGCTGTTATACTGCCGCTGATTCGGCGGGAGTCGGCCGTTACCAGTACCCTCCAAATCTCCGGGTCATTCGAATGATGTGCTCCGGCAGACTTGATCCCTCCTTTCCCCTGGAAGGGCTGGCTCAGGGTGCCGACGCCATCTTTGTCGGTGGCTGTCATCCCGGTGAGTGCCATTATCAGGACGGTAATTATCATGCCTTGGTCACCGCCGCCCTGGTTCATGAAACCCTGGCCAGGCTGGGAGTTAACAGCCAGCGATTCCTCATTGAATGGGCCTCGGCCGCAGAAGGTTCGAATTTTGTTAAAATCATTACTCAGTTCACAGAACATGTTGCAAGTTTGGGGCCGCTGGGAACAAGCGAAGGCATCGATCCAACAGTATTGCGTAAAAAACTGGCCTTGGCAGCGACCACGGCCAAAGATCGCAAGCTCAGAATGAACCTGATTAAGGCATCCAAAGAGATGATAAAAAAAGGGGATTTCTCGCGCCCAACCATTGCCGGATTGGTTCATGAGAAGTGCGACAAGGTCTTGACTGAGTTGATAGGAGCATCGCTTCCATGA
- a CDS encoding FAD-dependent oxidoreductase encodes MRASIPTPSALKTVGAVLVVGGGVAGVQAALDLTELGLKVYLVEKSGAIGGVMARLDKTFPTNDCSLCILAPKLVEAGRDPNIEILTKSELISLDGVPGNFTARIRKEPRYIDEEICTGCGQCTLYCLKQIDDDYNENLGISNAAHIDYAQAVPTSYYIDAKACFMLNYQTCGLCAVACQAKAIRFDQKEEILDLAIGSVILAPGFGRTSKEVLGRYGWGKFADVLSAFEHERLMCASGPTGGAILRPSDKKHPKKIAFIQCIGSRDQNCGNNYCSSVCCMYAIKQATLAREHDPSAEITLFYMDIRTHGKGFDAARERATLENNFRVIYARPPQVEDVFDGRLLLTWATEDGKHHYEKFDMVVLTQGLESPDDAEQLGQAAGIDLNSYLFAQTNNYTPLATSRPGVYVIGAFQGPKDIPDSVTQAGGAAALCSGQLVTARGMEITKAVFPEERDISREEPRIGVFVCHCGINIAGVVDVRAVRDYARDLPGVVYSTDNLYSCSQDTQQHLVNIIREHRLNRIVVSACTPRTHEPLFQTTLRDAGLNRALFEMANIRDQCSWVHMHEPEAATAKAKDLVRMAVAKAAHLTALPEQRLPVTPSALVIGGGLAGMTAALTIAEQGFLTTLVEQEDTLGGATLLLSADRFGGDPRKTIADLVHKVKTHSRIHVYSGATVASVSGYVGNFTTTITRKAGSEVVNHGIMVIATGGKPYKPEQYLYGQSERVLTQLELEQRLASGRPLSAKTKQVVMIQCVGSRGADLAYCSRVCCGQALKNAIRLKTINPDLTIFVFYRDMRAYGFMEDDYRRARELGVIFIRYSPDNPPKVTPGRSKSSPLKVVGYDPLLGEEVELDTDLLVLSVGIVPEDPSILSRMLKVPVTADKFYLEAHVKLRPVDMAVDGIFVCGLAHAPKSMDETIAQAQAAAGRACHPLANGSISPEPIVSHVDPYLCIGCGACETFCPYKAITINKEVKPRKAQTLTASCKGCGVCAARCPTMAIDMGRFTFDGIMAQVSAFGKSV; translated from the coding sequence ATGCGCGCTTCTATTCCCACTCCTTCCGCTTTGAAAACAGTCGGGGCGGTTCTCGTGGTGGGTGGCGGGGTGGCTGGTGTTCAGGCCGCACTCGATCTCACCGAACTTGGTCTCAAAGTCTATCTGGTTGAAAAATCCGGTGCCATCGGCGGGGTTATGGCCCGATTAGACAAGACCTTTCCCACCAACGACTGCTCGCTCTGCATTCTCGCCCCAAAGCTGGTAGAGGCGGGTCGCGATCCCAATATCGAGATCCTGACCAAGTCGGAATTGATCTCACTCGACGGCGTTCCCGGTAATTTTACCGCCAGGATCAGAAAAGAGCCTCGGTATATCGACGAAGAGATATGCACCGGTTGTGGCCAGTGTACTCTCTACTGCCTCAAGCAGATTGACGATGATTATAACGAGAACCTCGGGATCTCGAACGCCGCTCATATCGATTATGCCCAGGCCGTGCCTACAAGCTATTATATTGATGCGAAAGCCTGTTTCATGCTCAATTACCAGACCTGCGGCCTCTGTGCCGTTGCCTGCCAGGCCAAGGCAATCCGTTTTGACCAGAAGGAAGAGATTTTAGATCTCGCTATTGGTTCCGTCATCCTGGCACCAGGATTTGGCCGGACCAGCAAAGAGGTTCTTGGCCGCTATGGCTGGGGCAAGTTCGCGGATGTGCTCAGTGCCTTTGAGCACGAACGGCTGATGTGTGCATCCGGGCCCACCGGTGGTGCGATTCTCCGTCCCTCTGACAAAAAACACCCCAAAAAGATCGCCTTTATCCAGTGTATCGGTTCCCGCGATCAGAACTGCGGTAATAACTATTGCTCCTCGGTCTGCTGTATGTACGCCATCAAGCAGGCAACCCTTGCCCGCGAGCATGATCCCAGCGCTGAAATCACTCTTTTTTACATGGATATCCGCACCCACGGCAAAGGCTTTGATGCAGCAAGAGAGCGGGCCACTCTCGAAAACAACTTCAGGGTGATATACGCCCGGCCACCGCAAGTGGAGGATGTCTTTGACGGTAGACTGTTGCTCACCTGGGCCACGGAGGACGGCAAACATCATTACGAAAAGTTCGACATGGTTGTCCTCACCCAGGGGTTGGAGTCGCCGGACGATGCAGAGCAGCTTGGCCAGGCCGCCGGCATCGATCTGAACAGTTACCTCTTTGCCCAGACCAACAACTACACTCCCCTTGCCACAAGCCGGCCCGGTGTCTATGTGATCGGTGCCTTTCAGGGGCCAAAAGATATCCCTGATTCAGTTACCCAGGCTGGTGGGGCCGCCGCCCTTTGTTCAGGCCAGTTAGTCACAGCGCGTGGCATGGAGATAACCAAAGCCGTGTTCCCGGAGGAGCGTGATATCTCCAGGGAGGAGCCCCGTATCGGCGTCTTTGTCTGCCATTGTGGTATCAATATCGCAGGAGTCGTCGATGTTCGGGCAGTTCGCGATTATGCCCGGGATCTGCCCGGCGTGGTTTATTCTACCGACAATCTCTACTCTTGTTCTCAGGACACCCAGCAGCATCTTGTCAACATCATCCGTGAACACCGACTCAACCGTATCGTCGTTTCTGCCTGCACCCCGCGTACCCATGAACCTCTTTTTCAGACTACTTTGCGGGATGCAGGCCTGAACCGTGCCTTGTTCGAGATGGCTAATATCCGTGATCAATGTTCCTGGGTCCATATGCACGAGCCCGAAGCGGCCACCGCTAAGGCCAAAGATCTGGTGCGCATGGCTGTGGCCAAGGCTGCCCACCTCACTGCCCTTCCGGAACAACGGTTGCCGGTTACCCCATCAGCCCTTGTCATTGGTGGTGGATTGGCGGGGATGACTGCAGCGTTGACCATTGCTGAGCAGGGATTTCTTACGACTTTGGTTGAACAGGAGGACACCCTGGGAGGGGCGACTCTGTTACTCAGCGCCGACCGTTTTGGTGGCGATCCGCGTAAGACCATTGCGGATCTGGTTCACAAGGTGAAAACCCATTCCCGAATTCACGTTTATTCCGGAGCAACGGTGGCCAGTGTCTCCGGTTATGTGGGCAATTTCACCACCACCATTACCAGGAAGGCTGGCAGTGAGGTGGTTAACCACGGGATTATGGTGATCGCCACAGGCGGCAAGCCCTATAAACCCGAGCAATATCTTTATGGCCAGTCCGAGCGGGTATTGACCCAGCTGGAGCTGGAGCAGCGGTTGGCTTCCGGTCGTCCGCTTTCAGCAAAGACGAAGCAGGTGGTGATGATCCAATGTGTGGGCTCACGGGGCGCTGATCTGGCATACTGCAGCCGGGTCTGTTGCGGCCAGGCCTTGAAGAACGCTATCCGTCTCAAGACCATAAACCCCGATCTCACTATCTTTGTTTTTTACCGCGATATGCGGGCCTACGGATTCATGGAGGATGATTACCGTCGGGCCCGTGAACTGGGTGTGATCTTTATCCGTTATTCTCCTGATAATCCACCAAAAGTCACTCCAGGCCGAAGTAAATCAAGCCCGTTGAAGGTAGTTGGCTACGATCCGCTACTGGGCGAAGAAGTGGAACTGGATACCGATCTGCTGGTGCTGTCAGTGGGCATTGTGCCTGAAGATCCGTCGATCTTGTCAAGGATGCTCAAAGTTCCGGTTACCGCCGACAAATTTTATTTGGAGGCTCACGTCAAGCTGCGGCCGGTTGATATGGCGGTGGACGGGATCTTTGTCTGCGGTCTGGCCCATGCCCCTAAATCGATGGATGAGACCATTGCCCAGGCCCAGGCAGCGGCCGGTCGGGCCTGCCACCCCCTGGCCAATGGATCGATCTCTCCTGAGCCCATCGTCTCCCATGTCGATCCTTATTTGTGTATCGGCTGCGGGGCCTGTGAGACTTTTTGCCCCTATAAGGCCATTACTATTAACAAGGAGGTTAAGCCCCGCAAGGCCCAGACTTTAACCGCTTCCTGTAAGGGCTGCGGAGTGTGCGCCGCCCGCTGTCCGACCATGGCTATCGATATGGGACGCTTTACTTTTGATGGCATCATGGCCCAGGTCAGTGCCTTTGGCAAGAGCGTTTAG
- a CDS encoding polymorphic toxin type 23 domain-containing protein, with protein MQRLFRLFVIGIAGILISSGPVYGQSGQNSNCGGKIGVTFSFGSAINRLGLTLGGYVIRDRGQLNLHARWYYNFTSLGPSQSGSEAVVSLGGLLAWGEEQKWENRFVTSVGNQTGKKYSLAYAYNYYVDQISTSQPTGTIAAQIDTFHIITENDALGFQGGDKFRTGAVLLAIQNKKEQFGLNTILWTGNASKQIEKIKESSYPGRYGYKDLQQAPYGNLSHGILSLQYDKVLDGFQTIQGRLGIDAEQVRHFLQNKVMHDMYFVPERLMATKNLHIPMLDAKGNAYLFDAAQTIRPARFFFSAAMNPSLFY; from the coding sequence ATGCAAAGACTGTTTAGACTATTCGTAATTGGGATTGCAGGCATACTTATTAGTAGTGGTCCTGTTTACGGGCAGTCAGGTCAAAACTCAAATTGCGGCGGTAAGATCGGGGTTACTTTCAGCTTTGGTTCAGCTATAAACCGGCTGGGATTAACTCTAGGGGGCTACGTAATACGTGATAGAGGGCAACTGAATCTGCATGCCCGCTGGTATTATAATTTTACATCTTTGGGGCCATCTCAATCTGGTTCGGAGGCTGTGGTCAGTCTTGGGGGGCTTTTGGCCTGGGGGGAAGAGCAGAAGTGGGAAAATCGTTTTGTTACTTCAGTCGGCAATCAAACCGGCAAGAAATACAGTCTGGCCTATGCCTACAACTATTATGTTGATCAAATTTCTACCTCTCAGCCGACGGGTACCATAGCAGCGCAGATTGATACATTTCATATTATCACTGAAAATGATGCACTGGGATTCCAAGGAGGGGATAAATTTCGAACTGGTGCTGTTTTACTGGCTATACAGAACAAAAAAGAACAGTTTGGCCTCAATACGATTCTCTGGACTGGGAATGCATCTAAACAAATAGAGAAGATTAAGGAGAGCTCTTATCCAGGGAGGTATGGTTATAAAGACCTTCAGCAGGCACCTTATGGCAATTTAAGTCATGGAATACTTAGCCTGCAGTATGACAAGGTACTTGATGGATTTCAGACAATTCAGGGACGCCTTGGAATAGATGCTGAGCAAGTACGACATTTCCTGCAGAATAAAGTGATGCACGATATGTATTTTGTCCCTGAACGATTGATGGCAACAAAAAACCTGCACATTCCAATGCTGGATGCTAAAGGAAACGCGTATCTCTTTGACGCAGCACAAACAATCAGGCCGGCCCGTTTCTTTTTCTCTGCTGCTATGAATCCGAGCCTCTTTTATTAG
- the trkA gene encoding Trk system potassium transporter TrkA, producing the protein MNILLYGATELGYMLAKRLYLEHSVTLIDDLKRMPDKFNNLDLSFVGGSGADIDALEQADVKKCELFIACSGLDEANIVACWTVKKIVDIETICFIRTMELYRNLASPKQDRYLTRYDINTIIWPEQLLTQDIFRIISVPEAIDVEYFAEGRAKLFEYRIKEDSVLCDHRVMDCSFPPDVLIVGITRENQLFIPNGSTIILEDDKIIFMGTNSALDSLAATIFQSTEVTKTAVLIGGGSVGFMLAQKLEQTGIRVKIIEHDQARCEFLADNLKKSLILHGDGTDLELLEGESVDNADVVVCITNNDEKNLLCSLLVKQLAPTRRIITRVKDARTGQLFEKVGIDVTVSPRDSALKELLNRVQARNVDILALVEGGQGEVLRLTLPENFPETKVIDLKFEVQAIIGIVKRGRSLLIPTGNTVLQAGDQIKVFTMADDAEIVKMLFS; encoded by the coding sequence ATGAATATCTTACTTTATGGTGCAACAGAGCTTGGCTATATGCTGGCGAAGCGACTCTATCTGGAGCATAGTGTTACTCTCATTGACGACCTGAAAAGGATGCCGGACAAATTTAATAATCTGGATCTCAGTTTCGTCGGTGGGAGTGGTGCTGATATTGATGCCCTGGAACAGGCCGATGTGAAGAAATGTGAACTGTTCATTGCCTGTTCCGGTCTTGATGAAGCCAATATTGTTGCCTGCTGGACAGTAAAAAAAATCGTGGATATTGAGACAATTTGTTTTATTCGTACCATGGAACTCTACAGGAATCTTGCTTCCCCAAAACAGGATCGTTATCTGACCAGATACGATATTAATACCATCATCTGGCCGGAACAATTACTTACCCAAGATATTTTTCGTATCATTTCTGTCCCCGAAGCCATTGATGTGGAATATTTTGCAGAAGGCCGGGCAAAGCTTTTTGAATACCGCATCAAGGAAGATTCCGTCCTGTGCGACCACCGTGTCATGGATTGTTCTTTTCCTCCAGATGTACTTATTGTCGGCATCACACGTGAAAACCAGCTTTTTATCCCAAATGGTTCTACTATCATCCTGGAGGATGATAAAATTATTTTCATGGGTACAAATTCTGCCCTCGATAGTCTGGCGGCAACAATATTTCAATCAACTGAAGTCACGAAGACTGCTGTCCTCATAGGTGGAGGCAGTGTTGGTTTCATGTTGGCCCAGAAACTGGAACAGACTGGAATCCGAGTGAAAATCATTGAACATGATCAGGCGCGATGTGAATTTCTGGCAGACAACTTGAAAAAAAGTCTCATACTCCATGGAGATGGGACAGACTTGGAACTACTAGAAGGGGAAAGCGTAGATAATGCTGACGTTGTTGTCTGTATCACCAATAATGATGAAAAAAACCTTCTCTGCTCACTTCTTGTCAAACAGCTTGCCCCCACCCGACGAATTATCACCAGGGTTAAGGATGCTAGAACCGGTCAACTCTTTGAGAAGGTAGGCATTGATGTTACTGTATCTCCGCGGGACTCGGCACTCAAAGAACTTCTCAATCGTGTGCAAGCAAGAAACGTAGACATCCTGGCGCTGGTAGAAGGAGGACAGGGGGAAGTATTGCGTCTGACTTTGCCTGAAAATTTCCCCGAAACAAAAGTTATTGATCTCAAATTTGAGGTCCAGGCAATTATAGGGATTGTCAAGCGGGGGCGGAGTCTTCTCATTCCCACTGGTAACACCGTTTTACAAGCCGGAGATCAAATAAAGGTCTTCACCATGGCAGACGATGCCGAAATCGTAAAAATGCTCTTTTCCTGA